From the genome of Nitrosomonas sp., one region includes:
- a CDS encoding ABC transporter ATP-binding protein produces MSSKPACPEPVIRANKLSKCYQLYNQPKDRLKQFLWRGKRKFYRELWALQDIDFSVSEGEVVGIVGNNGSGKSTLLQMVSGTLTPTSGEILVNGRIAALLELGAGFNPEFTGRENVLMNAAIMGLSQEEISERFESIVDFSGIRDFIDQPVKTYSSGMYVRLAFSVAINVDPDILVIDEALSVGDGAFARKSFDRIMQFRNAGKTILFCSHSIYQVTALCDRAIWLDKGKIAMIGPSSDVTNQYGQTLLDADSHIKKNEQSLTESTQHFANNGSARITDVQANVDGKSGSRLSATSQKSTLTIAVQFEFDPELPTPSVAITFSTVDGLGISSTSSYHDNIDLAHYFSRNKKIEVVFPSIPLLKGDYTLSVYLGCENAIHCYDSALNIVELKIEQEGTEQGFVMLPHYWK; encoded by the coding sequence ATGTCCTCTAAACCGGCCTGCCCCGAACCTGTTATCCGGGCCAACAAGCTGTCCAAATGCTATCAGCTTTACAATCAACCCAAAGACCGTTTGAAACAGTTTCTCTGGCGCGGTAAACGCAAATTTTACCGGGAACTGTGGGCGCTGCAGGATATTGATTTCAGCGTATCAGAGGGCGAAGTCGTCGGCATTGTTGGTAATAACGGATCCGGAAAATCAACCCTGCTTCAGATGGTCAGCGGCACACTCACGCCAACCAGCGGCGAAATTCTGGTCAACGGCAGAATCGCTGCCTTGCTGGAGCTTGGCGCAGGATTCAATCCGGAATTCACGGGACGGGAAAATGTACTGATGAACGCAGCAATTATGGGTCTCAGTCAGGAAGAAATCTCCGAGCGTTTTGAGTCGATTGTCGATTTCTCCGGAATACGGGACTTCATTGACCAACCCGTCAAAACCTATTCGAGCGGCATGTATGTTCGCCTGGCATTTTCTGTGGCCATCAATGTTGACCCGGATATCCTGGTTATCGATGAAGCATTATCGGTCGGCGACGGGGCATTTGCCCGAAAATCCTTTGACCGGATTATGCAGTTTAGGAACGCAGGCAAAACCATATTATTCTGCTCGCACTCGATTTATCAGGTCACCGCACTCTGCGACCGCGCGATCTGGCTGGACAAGGGGAAAATCGCCATGATCGGCCCAAGCAGCGATGTAACAAACCAGTACGGACAAACATTATTAGATGCGGACAGTCACATCAAGAAAAACGAACAATCCCTAACCGAATCGACACAACATTTTGCAAATAACGGTTCGGCGCGAATTACAGACGTACAAGCCAATGTAGATGGCAAAAGCGGCTCGCGTTTAAGCGCTACAAGCCAGAAAAGCACGTTGACGATTGCCGTACAATTTGAATTCGATCCGGAATTGCCCACACCAAGCGTGGCCATTACTTTTTCCACTGTAGACGGACTTGGCATCAGCAGCACTTCTTCGTATCATGACAATATCGATTTGGCGCACTATTTCAGTCGAAACAAAAAAATTGAAGTGGTTTTTCCATCAATCCCGCTGCTAAAAGGCGACTACACATTAAGCGTTTATCTGGGTTGTGAGAATGCCATCCATTGTTATGACTCCGCCTTGAATATCGTCGAATTAAAAATTGAACAGGAAGGCACCGAACAAGGTTTTGTAATGTTGCCGCATTACTGGAAATAA
- a CDS encoding glycosyltransferase family 4 protein: protein MDKPLLHIGLVGPLPPPYGGMANQTRQLAALLQHENIQVELVQVNAPYRSDWIGRIRGLRAVFRLIPYLLQLWHAAGKVQLFHVMANSGWSWHLFAAPAIWIARLRKIPVVVNYRGGEAEAFFQKSFFWVKPSLDKVSAITVPSSFLKTVFGQIGYPTTIVPNIIDLSRFTVKSTENKINQKGFPHIVATRNLEAIYDNATAIHAFQNVKRAYPEALLTIAGAGPQRDMLENLVNELNLQEAVEFTGRIDNNAVAKLYQRADVMVNASLVDNMPISILEALASGVPVVSTDAGGIPYLVEHGKTALLVAKKDPAAMAEAIMQVLRNTELADNLRKNGLASLEKYTWNSVKKHLLMVYHQVLENNQS, encoded by the coding sequence TTGGATAAGCCGTTGCTGCATATAGGTCTGGTTGGACCGCTACCGCCACCGTATGGCGGTATGGCCAATCAAACCAGGCAATTGGCGGCGCTTTTACAGCATGAAAACATACAGGTTGAACTGGTTCAGGTGAATGCGCCTTATCGTTCCGACTGGATTGGAAGAATTAGAGGACTTAGAGCAGTCTTCAGATTGATACCCTATCTTTTGCAGCTTTGGCATGCCGCAGGCAAAGTGCAGTTGTTTCATGTCATGGCAAATTCCGGATGGTCGTGGCATTTATTCGCGGCGCCTGCGATCTGGATTGCGCGGCTGCGAAAAATTCCTGTTGTTGTGAATTACCGGGGCGGAGAAGCCGAAGCTTTTTTTCAGAAATCGTTTTTCTGGGTGAAACCCAGCTTGGACAAAGTCAGTGCGATTACCGTGCCATCCAGTTTTCTCAAAACGGTTTTTGGCCAAATAGGTTATCCCACAACAATCGTACCCAATATCATTGATTTGAGCCGGTTTACCGTCAAGTCGACAGAAAACAAAATAAACCAGAAAGGTTTTCCACATATTGTGGCCACTCGCAACCTTGAAGCGATTTATGACAATGCTACAGCGATACACGCTTTTCAGAATGTTAAACGCGCTTATCCTGAAGCGCTGCTGACCATTGCCGGAGCCGGGCCTCAGCGGGACATGCTGGAAAATCTGGTGAATGAACTGAATTTGCAGGAAGCAGTTGAATTTACCGGACGGATCGATAACAATGCCGTAGCAAAGCTTTATCAACGTGCGGATGTGATGGTTAACGCAAGCCTTGTCGACAACATGCCGATCTCGATACTGGAAGCATTAGCCAGCGGCGTACCTGTTGTCAGCACTGATGCGGGCGGCATTCCGTACCTTGTTGAACATGGCAAAACAGCGTTGCTGGTTGCGAAAAAAGATCCGGCCGCAATGGCTGAAGCCATAATGCAAGTTCTGCGCAATACCGAATTAGCGGATAATTTGCGTAAAAATGGTTTGGCGTCTCTGGAAAAATATACCTGGAATTCTGTCAAAAAGCACCTGCTCATGGTTTATCATCAGGTGCTGGAAAACAATCAATCGTAA
- a CDS encoding flagellinolysin — translation MSLSINTNIGALNSTRHLSVTETHLSRSLERLSSGLRINSARDDAAGLAISERMTSQIRGLNQATRNANDGVSMLQTADGALGSISGSLQRIRELSIQAANATNSLSDKKALQEEANQLIQEIERVSSTTAFNNENIFDFTSGSVLGDSDQLAVIYGLQNGWLEQAESLIQQYYGISADGADIDIELTTFTDGAGGVAAQVVGLIPGSFIGKATDVKLQIDMSDFTPPNLPNGGTAPFYNDRIIAHEMVHAVMYRSMNVASMFNPAVDQKWFLEGAAEFIHGADERLQSSINSIGIGGVMAQAGNFGTAGGAWGGSSDEYSAAYAAVGYMHQQIKANGGSGIKDVMTYLNQNQSATLNDAINAASGGIWANADAFNADFVANGAAYIAGLNLTDDDTGAIGGANVDGGSVKTAESVIANNSSRGGTNPLSGFNEVWENIALNVAGNQKSLQVGAYKNETLDVSFGAVNTAAMSIGDVDLVNNAGFATFKMDLALDHVNKERAKIGAQLNRLESTINNNLISAESMTASRSRIQDADFASETATMTKTQILQQAATAILVQANSNPQMLLSLLR, via the coding sequence ATGAGTCTTTCAATCAACACGAATATTGGCGCATTAAACAGCACTCGCCATTTATCAGTGACAGAGACGCACTTAAGCCGCTCTTTGGAGCGGCTATCGTCTGGGTTGCGTATAAATAGCGCCCGCGATGATGCAGCCGGTCTTGCCATATCCGAGCGCATGACCAGTCAGATTCGTGGATTAAATCAGGCTACGCGAAACGCCAACGATGGTGTTTCGATGTTGCAGACTGCAGATGGCGCACTGGGTTCGATATCGGGTTCCTTACAGCGTATCAGGGAGCTTTCAATTCAGGCTGCAAATGCTACCAATAGCCTTAGTGACAAAAAAGCACTCCAGGAAGAAGCCAACCAACTGATTCAAGAAATAGAGCGCGTTTCTTCGACAACCGCTTTCAATAACGAAAATATTTTCGACTTCACGAGTGGCAGCGTCCTCGGAGATTCCGACCAGCTTGCGGTGATTTATGGCCTACAAAATGGCTGGCTGGAACAAGCCGAAAGCCTAATTCAGCAATATTACGGTATTTCAGCTGATGGCGCCGATATCGACATTGAATTGACTACTTTCACGGATGGTGCAGGTGGCGTTGCAGCGCAGGTTGTGGGTCTAATACCCGGCAGTTTTATCGGAAAAGCTACCGATGTTAAACTGCAAATCGATATGAGCGACTTTACACCGCCAAATTTGCCAAACGGAGGTACAGCGCCATTCTACAACGATAGAATAATAGCCCATGAAATGGTACATGCGGTAATGTACCGCAGCATGAACGTCGCTTCAATGTTTAACCCTGCAGTGGACCAGAAATGGTTTCTTGAAGGCGCAGCTGAATTCATCCATGGGGCAGACGAACGCCTACAGTCTTCAATTAACAGTATCGGCATAGGTGGCGTCATGGCGCAAGCAGGAAATTTTGGGACGGCAGGCGGAGCCTGGGGTGGAAGTTCAGACGAATATTCTGCTGCTTATGCGGCTGTCGGTTACATGCATCAACAAATTAAGGCAAATGGCGGATCGGGCATCAAAGATGTCATGACCTATCTCAATCAGAATCAAAGTGCCACGCTGAATGATGCGATTAATGCAGCTTCCGGTGGAATATGGGCCAATGCAGATGCCTTTAATGCCGATTTTGTCGCTAATGGCGCCGCATATATTGCCGGATTAAACCTAACTGATGACGATACGGGCGCAATTGGTGGCGCGAATGTGGACGGTGGTTCTGTCAAAACGGCAGAAAGCGTCATTGCGAATAACAGCTCCAGAGGCGGAACGAATCCGCTTAGCGGATTTAACGAAGTATGGGAAAATATTGCCCTAAACGTAGCGGGAAACCAGAAATCTTTACAGGTAGGTGCTTATAAAAACGAGACGCTGGACGTTTCATTTGGCGCCGTTAACACTGCAGCAATGAGTATCGGTGATGTAGATCTCGTCAATAATGCCGGATTTGCGACTTTTAAAATGGATTTGGCATTAGATCATGTAAACAAAGAGAGGGCCAAAATCGGCGCACAGCTCAATCGGCTGGAATCAACCATCAATAACAATCTAATCAGCGCAGAATCCATGACAGCGAGCCGTTCTCGAATTCAGGACGCTGATTTTGCATCAGAAACCGCAACGATGACCAAAACTCAAATTCTTCAACAGGCAGCAACTGCCATTCTAGTCCAAGCCAACTCAAATCCTCAAATGTTACTGTCCCTACTCAGGTAA
- a CDS encoding YdiU family protein has protein sequence MNNHVGWQFDNSYVCLPESFYERLRPEPVRAPRVVILNHMLAESMGLNLRTLSENDAALLFSGNVLPQTAQPIAQAYAGHQFGSFTMLGDGRAILIGEHTTPAGNRFDIQFKGSGRTPFSRQGDGRAALAPMLREYIISEAINALGIPSTRSLAVVTTGETVMRETPLPGAILTRVAASHIRVGTFEYVVRKAGVEGVKTLADYTINRHFPQLARSDNPYLALLNCVISRQALLVAQWLQVGFIHGVMNTDNMVISGETIDYGPCAFMDAFDPKTVFSSIDHHGRYCYSNQSHIAQWNLARFAETLLPLLHTEQKAALALAEESIRAFPDIFQNHWLAGMRKKLGLFTDEAEDMQLIEALLTLMHMHRADYTNTFRALASDDLPKLDLYMDAAFIQWRAQWQARLSRQSQSLKSSFDMMCANNPAVIPRNHRVEEALSAASEQGDYTVMQRLLAAIASPYVDAPEYADYRIPPSPQERVYRTFCGT, from the coding sequence ATGAATAACCATGTCGGCTGGCAATTTGATAACAGTTATGTTTGCCTGCCCGAATCGTTTTATGAGCGGCTTCGGCCCGAGCCGGTGCGTGCGCCACGTGTTGTGATTCTGAACCACATGCTCGCCGAATCGATGGGACTCAATTTACGCACCCTGTCCGAAAATGATGCAGCCTTATTGTTTTCAGGGAATGTATTGCCCCAAACAGCACAGCCTATTGCACAGGCCTACGCGGGGCATCAGTTCGGCAGTTTTACCATGCTTGGCGATGGGCGGGCAATTTTAATCGGAGAGCATACAACACCGGCAGGTAATCGGTTTGATATCCAGTTTAAAGGTTCCGGGCGCACACCCTTTTCACGCCAGGGCGACGGACGCGCCGCGCTTGCCCCGATGCTGCGCGAATATATCATCAGCGAAGCAATCAATGCGTTAGGCATACCGTCTACACGCAGTCTAGCCGTGGTGACTACTGGCGAAACAGTAATGCGCGAAACGCCGCTGCCTGGGGCAATTCTGACGCGTGTGGCGGCAAGCCATATTCGAGTAGGCACGTTCGAGTATGTCGTGAGAAAGGCGGGCGTGGAAGGCGTGAAAACGCTGGCCGACTACACTATAAACCGCCATTTTCCGCAGCTTGCCAGATCAGATAACCCTTATCTTGCGCTGTTAAATTGCGTAATATCGCGCCAGGCATTACTGGTGGCACAGTGGTTGCAGGTGGGTTTTATTCATGGCGTAATGAATACGGATAATATGGTAATCAGTGGCGAAACAATTGACTACGGTCCATGCGCGTTTATGGATGCGTTCGACCCGAAAACCGTATTCAGTTCAATCGACCATCACGGCCGTTACTGTTACAGCAACCAGTCGCATATCGCACAGTGGAATCTTGCACGTTTCGCTGAAACACTGTTGCCGCTGTTGCACACGGAGCAGAAAGCGGCATTAGCGCTGGCGGAAGAATCTATTCGTGCTTTTCCCGATATTTTCCAGAATCACTGGCTGGCCGGAATGCGAAAAAAGCTTGGATTGTTCACCGACGAGGCGGAGGACATGCAGCTTATTGAGGCGTTGCTGACCCTAATGCATATGCACCGGGCAGACTATACCAATACTTTTCGCGCGCTGGCATCAGATGATCTGCCGAAGCTGGATCTGTATATGGATGCCGCGTTTATCCAATGGCGCGCGCAATGGCAGGCACGGTTATCACGTCAGTCTCAATCGCTTAAATCGTCATTTGATATGATGTGCGCGAATAATCCAGCGGTGATACCACGTAACCACCGTGTTGAAGAAGCATTGAGCGCAGCTTCGGAGCAAGGCGATTACACGGTGATGCAGCGGTTGCTGGCGGCAATAGCCAGTCCATACGTTGATGCACCGGAATACGCGGATTACCGTATCCCGCCGTCACCCCAGGAACGTGTGTATCGGACTTTTTGTGGCACTTAG
- a CDS encoding aminopeptidase has translation MKILVFSVLLMLLSGCANLAYYAQAVDGHMDVMRRSQSINALVADPEVDPDLRHTLNQVRILRKFASQELKLPDNRSYTTYADLERPYAVWNVVAAPEFSVRLKEWCFIKAGCVSYRGFFSKTSAEHYANKLRAEGYDVHVGGVPAYSTLGWFNDPVLNTFINSELELARLIFHELAHQVVYVPGDTVFNESFATLVEQEGIRRWLVHTGASDEYEEYRSRRERQTIFNMLVLNHRTRLETLFSTDFSDAKKRAGKAQIFDDLRAQFTLLKNSRMEFGGYERWFSKPLNNARLATVSVYTQWLPAFQALLSLQDGDMARFFDAVRKISMLTKEARDHELQMAIQENQARNLAGMY, from the coding sequence ATGAAAATTTTAGTTTTTTCTGTCTTATTAATGCTGTTGAGTGGCTGCGCCAACCTGGCTTATTATGCGCAGGCTGTCGATGGGCATATGGACGTTATGCGTCGTTCCCAATCGATTAATGCGTTGGTTGCCGACCCTGAAGTAGATCCGGATTTGAGGCATACGCTTAACCAAGTCAGAATATTACGCAAATTTGCCAGTCAGGAGTTGAAGCTACCTGACAATCGAAGTTACACAACATATGCCGATCTTGAACGGCCTTATGCCGTCTGGAATGTGGTTGCCGCGCCGGAATTTTCAGTCAGACTCAAAGAGTGGTGCTTCATAAAGGCCGGTTGTGTGAGTTATCGCGGTTTTTTCTCGAAAACGAGTGCTGAACATTACGCCAACAAGCTCAGGGCCGAAGGTTATGACGTGCATGTCGGCGGCGTGCCTGCTTATTCAACCCTGGGGTGGTTCAATGATCCGGTGCTGAACACATTTATCAATTCTGAACTGGAACTTGCACGCCTGATTTTCCATGAGCTTGCGCACCAGGTTGTTTATGTGCCTGGCGATACCGTTTTCAATGAGTCGTTCGCCACACTGGTGGAGCAAGAAGGAATCAGACGCTGGCTAGTGCATACCGGTGCGTCGGATGAATATGAGGAATATCGTTCGCGGCGGGAAAGACAAACGATTTTCAACATGCTCGTGCTAAACCATCGCACGCGCCTGGAAACACTGTTTAGCACTGATTTCAGCGATGCAAAGAAACGTGCGGGAAAAGCGCAGATTTTTGATGACTTGCGTGCGCAATTTACATTGCTGAAAAACAGCCGGATGGAATTTGGCGGTTACGAGCGCTGGTTTTCAAAACCCCTCAACAATGCCCGGCTGGCGACGGTCTCTGTTTATACACAATGGTTGCCGGCATTTCAGGCGCTGCTTTCTTTACAGGATGGAGATATGGCGCGTTTCTTTGATGCTGTCAGGAAAATCAGCATGTTGACCAAAGAAGCTCGCGATCATGAACTGCAAATGGCTATTCAAGAAAATCAGGCACGTAATCTTGCCGGAATGTATTAA
- a CDS encoding AMP-binding protein, which produces MLKKPPAKSKSPQKPKSLYTTWASGFFFPLHEKLKKHNSVALLRQMEQSQWWDKQRLQDFQLVRLRDLLAYARAHVPYYRQLFEKKGLNADDVKSLTDLQQFPLLTKPIIRTNTDALKSDIAQHLARYNTGGSSGEPLVFFIGKKRKSHDIAAKWRATRWWGVDIGDSEIVIWGSPIELGAQDYLRNLRDRILRTKLLPAFEMSKQKLDGFLAEIRAARPKMLFGYPSALSHIARYASENGIGMDDLGIQVAFVTSERLYDDQRQQISEVFNCPVANGYGGRDAGFIAHECPEGGMHITAEDIIVEIIDAQGNPLPPGESGEIVVTHLATHDFPFIRYRTGDMAILHDQSCSCGRGLPLIREIQGRSTDFVVAQDGTVMHGLALIYILRDLPQIEAFKIVQESLDKTRIFLVSKTALEPSLLQHIEEAFKSRLGKTVNIILEQVSQIHAEQSGKFRYVVSKVISTGV; this is translated from the coding sequence ATGCTGAAAAAGCCGCCCGCCAAATCAAAATCACCACAAAAACCTAAAAGCCTGTATACAACCTGGGCATCGGGGTTTTTCTTTCCACTACACGAAAAACTGAAAAAACATAACAGTGTTGCTTTGCTCAGGCAAATGGAACAGTCGCAATGGTGGGACAAGCAACGGCTACAGGATTTTCAGCTGGTTCGATTACGTGATCTGCTTGCATATGCTCGTGCACATGTGCCTTATTACCGTCAGTTATTTGAAAAAAAGGGATTGAATGCGGATGATGTGAAGTCACTAACCGACCTTCAGCAATTTCCGCTTTTAACCAAGCCGATTATCAGAACCAATACCGATGCACTGAAGTCGGATATCGCACAGCATCTCGCGCGTTACAATACCGGCGGATCCAGCGGGGAGCCGCTGGTTTTTTTTATCGGCAAAAAGCGCAAAAGTCACGATATTGCCGCAAAGTGGCGCGCAACACGGTGGTGGGGCGTGGATATCGGCGATTCTGAAATTGTTATCTGGGGTTCACCGATAGAACTTGGCGCACAGGACTATTTGCGCAATTTGCGCGACCGGATACTGCGCACGAAACTGTTGCCCGCTTTTGAAATGTCAAAACAAAAGCTCGATGGATTTCTCGCAGAAATTCGCGCCGCACGCCCAAAAATGTTGTTCGGTTACCCTTCCGCGTTATCGCATATCGCGCGATATGCCAGTGAAAACGGTATTGGCATGGACGATCTGGGCATACAGGTGGCGTTTGTGACTTCGGAAAGACTATATGACGATCAGCGTCAACAAATCAGCGAAGTATTTAATTGTCCCGTAGCCAACGGTTATGGCGGTCGCGACGCTGGTTTTATCGCGCATGAATGTCCGGAAGGCGGCATGCACATTACCGCTGAAGATATTATTGTTGAGATTATTGATGCGCAGGGCAATCCATTGCCACCTGGTGAATCCGGTGAAATCGTTGTCACCCATCTGGCGACGCATGATTTTCCGTTTATCCGTTACCGTACCGGCGATATGGCCATTTTGCACGACCAGTCTTGCAGTTGCGGACGTGGTTTGCCATTGATCCGTGAAATTCAGGGGCGCAGCACCGATTTTGTCGTGGCCCAGGACGGCACCGTCATGCACGGCCTTGCACTGATTTATATTTTGCGTGACCTGCCGCAAATTGAAGCCTTTAAAATCGTTCAGGAAAGTCTGGATAAAACCCGTATTTTTCTGGTGAGCAAAACAGCTCTGGAGCCATCGCTGTTGCAGCATATCGAAGAGGCTTTCAAATCCAGACTGGGCAAAACGGTGAATATCATCCTCGAACAGGTTTCGCAGATTCACGCAGAACAATCGGGAAAATTTCGTTATGTTGTCAGTAAAGTTATAAGTACAGGAGTGTAA
- a CDS encoding ABC transporter permease has protein sequence MSRYKGSFLGLLWSLVNPILMLAIYTFVFGVVFKARLDQNNSLYDDKAAFALVLFAGLIVYNLFNECIGRAPRLILTHVNYVKKIIFPLEILPWVTLGAALFQACISYLVLLTFLLVLGHTLHWTLIFMPIVILPLLLFIMGFSWLLASIGVFVRDIGQFIGLLLTMMLFLSPIFYPASALPESVRDYLFLNPLTFIIEQTRGIILAGSLPSWSGLIIYYLIAVLVAWIGLIWFQKTRKGFADVL, from the coding sequence ATGAGCCGCTACAAAGGTTCTTTTCTGGGCCTGCTCTGGTCACTCGTCAATCCGATCCTCATGCTTGCAATATACACTTTTGTATTCGGTGTTGTGTTCAAGGCGCGTCTGGACCAGAATAATTCCCTTTACGACGACAAAGCGGCTTTTGCGCTGGTGTTGTTTGCCGGATTGATTGTTTACAATCTGTTCAATGAATGCATTGGACGCGCACCCAGGTTAATTCTTACCCATGTCAACTACGTCAAAAAAATTATTTTCCCACTGGAAATTCTGCCGTGGGTCACCCTGGGCGCCGCGCTTTTTCAAGCCTGCATCAGTTATCTGGTATTGCTGACTTTTTTACTGGTTCTCGGCCATACATTACACTGGACACTTATATTTATGCCGATTGTGATATTGCCGCTGCTGCTGTTTATCATGGGCTTTTCCTGGTTACTCGCGTCTATCGGTGTATTTGTTCGGGATATCGGACAGTTTATCGGCCTGCTTTTGACCATGATGTTATTTCTGAGTCCCATTTTTTACCCTGCATCCGCACTACCGGAATCTGTCCGCGATTACCTGTTTCTTAACCCGCTCACTTTTATCATAGAGCAGACGCGCGGTATCATTCTGGCAGGCAGCCTGCCAAGCTGGAGCGGACTGATAATTTATTATTTGATTGCAGTATTGGTTGCCTGGATTGGGCTGATATGGTTTCAGAAAACACGCAAAGGGTTCGCGGATGTCCTCTAA
- a CDS encoding VOC family protein has product MKSNQSNPVVWFEIYVQDMERAKAFYETVLAVKLEKMPAPTPESVDMEMWSFPSDKSTAQTTYGACGMLVKMIGKSSGCGGTLIYFACEDCAVQAARAAQNGGSIFKEKFSIGEHGFIALAYDTEGNMIGFHSM; this is encoded by the coding sequence ATGAAAAGTAATCAAAGCAACCCCGTCGTCTGGTTTGAAATTTATGTCCAGGATATGGAACGCGCCAAAGCGTTCTATGAAACAGTACTTGCAGTTAAACTGGAAAAAATGCCTGCTCCTACTCCTGAGAGCGTAGATATGGAGATGTGGAGCTTCCCCTCAGACAAAAGTACTGCTCAAACCACTTATGGAGCATGCGGAATGCTGGTAAAAATGATCGGAAAATCTTCTGGGTGTGGTGGAACGTTAATTTATTTTGCGTGTGAGGACTGCGCAGTGCAAGCCGCCCGTGCTGCCCAGAATGGCGGTAGTATTTTCAAAGAAAAATTCTCGATTGGTGAACACGGGTTTATTGCTCTTGCCTATGATACTGAGGGCAATATGATTGGCTTTCATTCCATGTAA
- a CDS encoding DUF5995 family protein, with the protein MSDTDFPASIATPAKTINDVINQLTVIVEWSKQNNSRMGYFAALYRKVTIQVKKGIEDGFFDDGQRMERLDVIFANRYIHACYQNQTDQTPTQSWVCAFDATERWWPIVLQHLLMGMNAHINLDLGIAAAETVPPEELPNLKGDFDKINAVLASLVGSIQNELAEIWPILGIMNRYLGSVEKTIINFSMEKARDGAWSFAEELSPLTGESRSKAIADKDEMFAAFSNVIMHPGFTLSAVLKIVRLGERGTVRERIGILE; encoded by the coding sequence ATGTCCGATACAGATTTCCCGGCTTCAATTGCAACGCCAGCAAAAACAATTAATGATGTGATCAATCAACTCACCGTCATTGTTGAATGGTCCAAACAAAATAACTCGCGCATGGGCTACTTTGCCGCGCTTTACCGCAAAGTGACGATTCAGGTCAAGAAAGGCATAGAGGATGGTTTTTTTGACGACGGCCAGCGCATGGAACGCCTCGATGTCATTTTCGCCAATCGTTATATTCATGCGTGTTACCAAAACCAGACTGATCAAACGCCGACACAATCCTGGGTGTGCGCGTTCGACGCTACCGAACGCTGGTGGCCGATCGTGCTGCAACATTTGCTCATGGGCATGAACGCACATATCAACCTCGACCTCGGCATCGCTGCCGCTGAAACCGTACCGCCTGAAGAATTGCCGAATCTCAAAGGCGATTTCGACAAAATCAACGCCGTGCTGGCCAGTCTCGTTGGCAGCATACAGAATGAACTTGCCGAGATCTGGCCGATCCTCGGCATCATGAATCGCTACCTCGGCAGCGTGGAAAAAACCATTATTAACTTCAGCATGGAAAAAGCCCGCGATGGGGCATGGTCATTCGCCGAAGAACTATCGCCGTTGACCGGCGAGTCCCGTAGCAAGGCGATTGCGGATAAGGATGAAATGTTCGCTGCATTTTCCAATGTCATTATGCATCCGGGATTTACCCTGTCGGCAGTACTTAAAATTGTGCGTCTGGGTGAACGGGGGACGGTACGGGAGCGGATTGGAATATTGGAATAA
- a CDS encoding DUF3144 domain-containing protein — translation MSDNEIPPEFWERADEIISLANVQVKGSTVGKVSASLLYAAARFNAFSVASSALDADEMKKDKKEAINYFVEQYKEMLIENLDNYIENFDEFTKNVNK, via the coding sequence ATGAGCGATAATGAAATCCCTCCAGAATTCTGGGAAAGAGCAGACGAAATTATTTCGCTTGCAAATGTACAGGTAAAGGGTTCAACAGTAGGCAAAGTAAGCGCTTCTCTGCTATACGCCGCGGCGAGATTTAACGCATTCAGTGTGGCTTCTTCAGCACTTGATGCTGATGAAATGAAAAAAGATAAAAAAGAAGCAATAAATTACTTCGTTGAACAGTATAAAGAAATGCTGATTGAGAATCTTGATAATTACATCGAGAATTTCGATGAATTCACGAAAAACGTAAACAAATAA